The following proteins are encoded in a genomic region of Dokdonia donghaensis DSW-1:
- a CDS encoding MbnP family protein, which translates to MKQIIALCTIALLLLSCNEDNDDMGTAYGSLNLAFENTVASSPLTLNTQTYANLSGEGYSVSELKYIISNIQLTRSDNTVHTIPVDKSYFIINEAGIKTALLDSIPVGDYTGINFGFGVDPTRYPIESGSVNFIPTAEEAGMLWTWSAGYKFLKFEGTYSTTVDTDDANPFTYHVGSHGANLDNYKEINLAFAKAVTASSTTTQIINFDVAKIFDSTNTMSLVAKDDIQVDPENAPKIAENVRTAFSIE; encoded by the coding sequence ATGAAACAGATAATCGCTTTATGTACAATCGCACTCCTCTTGCTGTCGTGCAATGAAGATAATGATGATATGGGTACGGCTTATGGATCATTAAACCTAGCCTTTGAGAACACCGTTGCGTCATCTCCACTCACACTCAACACGCAAACGTATGCAAACCTAAGTGGCGAAGGGTACAGCGTTTCAGAACTAAAGTATATTATTTCAAACATACAGCTTACAAGGTCAGATAACACCGTCCATACGATACCGGTAGATAAAAGTTACTTTATCATAAACGAGGCAGGTATAAAAACGGCGCTACTAGATAGCATCCCAGTAGGTGACTATACGGGTATAAACTTTGGTTTTGGTGTAGACCCTACACGCTACCCTATTGAGTCTGGCTCTGTAAACTTTATTCCTACCGCAGAGGAGGCTGGTATGTTATGGACGTGGTCTGCAGGATATAAATTTTTAAAATTTGAAGGTACTTATTCAACCACAGTAGATACAGATGATGCAAACCCGTTTACTTATCACGTAGGGAGTCACGGTGCTAATCTGGATAATTATAAGGAAATTAATCTCGCTTTCGCGAAAGCGGTAACCGCATCATCCACCACAACTCAAATTATTAATTTTGATGTGGCTAAGATTTTTGACAGCACAAATACAATGTCTCTTGTAGCCAAAGATGATATACAAGTAGACCCAGAAAATGCTCCAAAAATTGCCGAAAATGTACGTACAGCATTTAGTATAGAATAA